AgaaatgggtcgcccgcggacgaaaaacggacgcgcgtccgtttgggtcggcgcttTGAGCCGCCACTTTTGTCCACGCGATCCAAACAGACGcgagcggacgaaatgggtcgccccattgaagttgctcttatgGGGTATAAAGTTGAATGACCGGCGTCCGCTGTCCATGGACACATCCGGACATTTGAGCATGGCCGTTTGGTGAATATTGTTGGAGGACCTGTTGCCTGTTCTTGGTTCAACTCCGGCTGCAGGCTCGCACACAAGGAGCCAAAGAGGAGCGGGGTGTCGCTCTCCGTGCTCTCTCGGGGAAACCGCCCATCAGAAAGCTCCACCACGCGACCAAAATGCTCCCAGCTTTCGGTTCTCTGGAATCATCGCATGCCAAGTTTAAACATACATTTCCATTCCAACAAGCGCCGAGTTTAAACATACGTTTCCATCCCAACAAGCGCCCGGACAGCACGAATTCCGGAGCTTCTGAACATAGCCACAAAGTATGCTACACTAGTGATCTTTATGTTCGACAGGAGATACATCTAAAATAGGAAAAGGAAAGGAAAGATTTCAAGCACGTTTTTTTAATGAAAATGATACTTTTTTTCTAACTCATTTAACACAAATGCAAGTAACTGGCCTTGTAAAACCAACGAAGTGTAACTCTTGGTGGTTTGTGGCCAATCCTAGATGAGCTACACAGCAATATCCAAACCCATAACCATCAATTTTCTTCCTTATTACTGAAACATTGCGCCAGGTAGTTAAGTAAAACCAATCGTATCAGTACACAGGGTTCATACGAAGGACAACGACTAAAAAATGTGGCCAGCGTTTGTCACATCTAGCGGATCTCTCCATTGTCATTACCCTTCCGCCGTCTCATGCCTGCACTTTTAAGCATAATCTACTCTTGATCCTCCATCAGTTCCTTCGTTTGATTGTGACATTGTCTCCTAGATATAATATACTGTACATACACGTCACAGAATTCACGTCGACAATGACAGGCTAGTAAGTTTATACCCTCCCAGAGTAAGATGCCTGATGCGCTTAATCCTCTCTTGTCGGTATTTATAATGTGTACAGCTTCTAACCTGTAAAAAAAGTGACATGAAAGTTAATATCTTCCTAATGTTAATATGACCCTCCAGCTGTTCCAGTGGTCTCAAAAACTATTAGATCAATCAACTAGATAACAATAATATAAAATAATTGAGGAAACAATATATATTTGGCTGTTTAATGGCGAATGGTGAAGCTACAGTTCCTGATGTTGACAGAAAAGAAATTGACCTCTCCTATTCATTCCCTCATGCTTAAATCAGCGCTCTCCTCTCTTGGAGTACATCCCAACACCAGAAACTGAGCTGCCAAACAATGTCTCAGACATCTGAGGAAGAGTCTCTATTCAACTTCCGGCAGCAACAGAAGCTGGCACTCTGTGAAGCAGCACTGAGCAAAGGCAACCCCATCATCCATGCAGGGAAAAAGAGACGAGGTCATCCTGGCCAACCAGGTAAGGTAACAGTTGTAGCACATATTGTTTCAGTATTTATGAGTTCAACCCATACTTTCAACTACCACAAAGGCAAAAACATGATGGCACGAAAGATGGATCCAGGCATAATCCAAGTATAAACTTTAACTCTGCCAACATGGAGTGGTTCTCATATAAAGATGATAGAATGCTGTCATAATATCAAGTTGATTAGAAACGTGCGTATAAAGACAGATTATGATATTAGCGAGTCTGAACAATCACTTGTAAACAACCTACTTTCACTGCTGAACTATTGTTTTTACAGTCCAATCCTGTCATGATTCACCCCAGGGCTAATTTATTTCACGGGTAATAAATAGCTCTAAGCCATGCAGCAACTAATCAAACACATAGCATTCAAACAGTTTGTTGTTAGGTGAAATGACGGATGAAAGTAGGATGCGGACGGGAGCAACAAATCTGTTAACATCACCCATCtgttcatcttgttcattgtgCAGATCCAGATGCAGAAGTAGTTGCATTCTCACCCAAGACATTATTGGCAACAAACAGATATATATGTGAAGTCTGCCATAAGGGTTTCCAGAGAGACCAAAACCTTCAACTCCATAGGAGGTGTCACAACTTACCATGGAAGCTCAAGCAGACAAGCGGCACCGACGCTAAGAAGAAGGTGTATATTTGCCCTGAAGCCACCTGCCCTCACCATGATGCAACCCGTGCTTTGGGTGATCTAACAGGGATAAAGAAGCACTACTCAAGGAAGCATGGCGAGAAGAAATGGAAGTGTGAAAGATGCTCTAAGAAATATGCAGTCCAATCGGACTGGAGAGCACACACGAAGATATGTGGCACCAAGGAGTACCGCTGTGATTGCGGAACAATATTCTCAAGGTATTTTTCTCATCAATCAAGAACTATAATGCACAACAGGCTCTTAAATCCTGGAGTTGTCTGGTATTTCAACAAGTAGATATTTCAGCTAGATTAATTGTTGATTATGACTGCTCCAAATGTGATATTCAATACCCCTGAGGGCCTTTTTGGTTTGCAGTATTCAAAAAGCAccggaataggaaaatcataggaataggATGTCATGGCATTTCAAATCCTACAGAAATCAAAAGTACAGGGGATTTAGTATTAAGGCTATTTGGTTTCACCATTTGGAAAACACTAATTTTCTAGAGATTTGAGTGGATATCATAGTTGTCATAGACTCGAAGAAATTTTCCATGCAATCTAACCTCTTGCGAGGAATCCTATGGAATTGTAGTGTACAAAAGCAATCCATAGGAATTTGGGAGGATTCATTCCTTTGAATCAGATGAACCTAAAGGAAAATTTCATGTGGATTAGAATCCTACGAAATTCTTAAATAATCCTTTGACCTAAAAGAACCGTGTTTTCACCGGCTAGAAATTCaattacaaaaacaaaacaagcaagcatcaatTTCCCACACTTGGTGCAAACATAGGATTGAATCATATATAGTTTATTTTCTGCCATGCATGCTACCTAGCATGCATAGATCCACCATCCGTTTCGCCTGAATATCCTTGCCACATTTttttagttttgtcaaagaatatCTTTGTTTCTAAGTGTTACATGATGTTTTGCCAAGTTGTTCTTGTTTCAGAGTGAATCTCAAACACAATAAGCTGGGAATCCTAGTAGAAAAACATTTCCCTACCTTCTCCAGGCAATCTACACCACATGAGTGAACAATCACAAGTGTAACCATCTGAAATGCCGATATTTACAAACTGACATTTCTTTCCGTTACAATATTGTTACAGAAAGGACAGCTTCATCACACATCGAGCCTTCTGTGATGCATTAACTGAAGATAACTCCAGAATCAACCAAAGCCTTGCTGCCATGGTGGGAAGTTTGCACGGTCAACAGCAGTGCATCTTTCCGCACACGATACCTGGTGCAGACTCTTCCCCAACTGATGCAGCCGGAAACTTCTCTGGTAATGACCAGAGTTCAGACGACCATCTGGGGTCTTTATCACCTTATACTTTCATCCGAAGGTCCACTTCATTGTTCTCCAACCAGATGATATTACCACACGATTCTGGCACTCTAGCAGATGGGAGTGAACCAAGCTCTCCTTACATGTCCATGAGCTCTCCATACATGTCAGCCACAGCCCTGCTACAGAAAGCAGCAGAGATGGGAGCAAAGACCAGTGAAGATCCTACCACGCCATTGCTTCTGAAAGGTTTCCCGAACTATTTCACCACCAAAGGTCACATTGGAATATCTTCTGGCATCCTAGGGACCCCAATAGCTAATAGTGATAGAAAGAAGACTGCTGAAGACAACAGCTCCTACATGAACTCAACATGGACTGGTAGCTGCATGAGACCTCCTAATGCAGTGCCTTGGATCGGACTACCACCATTTTCCATGGGGGCAGAAAATAGAAGCTCTATCATGGTTGACGCGGATCATATGCAGCAAAATGCACATGAGACCATTTTTGGGGTTAGAGATGTGGGACTAACGCAAGACTTTCTAGGTTTAGGAGGCCATGGTAATGCCGAGATGCACGATGACACCTACAATGGGGAAATGGCATTAAGCTATTCAAATGAGCAGCAGAAATCTGAGCAAGATATCTACTCCTACCATCAGTAGTCTCATGAATCTATAGACCCATTTGGGATTCATAAGCACAATAGTTTACTTACAACAAATAGTTTCAGCTTATGTTATCGACTGAAGTTCCTTCAATAACATGTACTACGATATAAACCTTTATTATTTAAGTCAAAATATGGCTAGAAGATGATTTCATGAAATTCTGAAAACTGAGCTGAAACAAAACTGACACGGCCAGTGTGGCTTTACAGAAATCTGGTATTGCATTCAATAAGAATAAAGTTCAGTGCAAAATTATAATTGTGGATGCTGGAATAAAGAGTGAAGAACATGTATTTGACTGAACAATAATTAATAACCAGAGTCTGGAATGTTATGACTTCAATGACAAGCGACATGTGAGCAACAAAAAACAGAGCTGCTTCTCAAATGAGAAAGCAACAGAATACATTTTTATCTGCTTCAGTAAAATACATGCCTCAAATGACAATGCTCACAGCATACTGGATCCGGAAGCAGCAAAACGCTGCCATCTTCAACAGAGAGGCTCAATGTCACTCACCAAGCTGTTGCGACACAATACAGGCAGACAacagtttgtgggccagtacaaggGCTTCAGGCGTCACTACTGGCAGAGCTTAGTGCTCAGGGGTGTCAGGTGTGGCATCATCTGCTGGGGTTGTGATCCCTATTCTTAGGCTTGTAAAAAAAACTTATATTTCTATCAATGCATCAAGACAAAAGCTTTAGTGTTTCCTCGCAAAAAATGCATGCCTTTACAAAATGTGGGGAGAAATGGCACCTCTTCAAACATATCTTTTCAGCacagaaaagaataaaaaggcATAATCCTCTAAAGGTTTTGGTTGATCTTCATGTACCATCACGATGCCGCTGGGACATAAATAAGGcatctgtcccaaaataagtgtctcaactttgtactaacgttagtacaaagttatactaaacttcagacacttattttaggacggcgAGAGTAGAAAATATTCTCCACAGAAAAATTCACCAAGATACAAACCATTGTTAGACTGTTAAATGTAGGAAGGCGTACAACAGATACCACACTGAAAATTCCACATATGAGGCTTACATAACTGATCACGCTTCATGCCTCCATCCATCACGTGCTCTTGAGCCATTCCCGGAAATAAGCTTGCATTTTATCTCGGTTTGCCGCATTACCAACATTAACAGTGGGAATTACCTTTTGAGGTCTCAGAAACTAACCAGAAAAATATTATCCTATAGTTAGAAAACATCGCAGCAAAGACTAACAATGTAACGACAGTTTGGGGATTTACCTTCAAAAAGTCCCTAAGCTCGCTGAAACTTGAGTGCTCGCTATAAGGTACACCTACAAGGAGAAGAAATTACTTTAACAGAACTCATAAAGGGGCAGAAAATGTATGCAAGTTTGGAAATGCTGAACATGTACACCTGACACAGATTGGATAAGAATGAGGTTAATCATCATATTACAGTTAAAAATCTGAATTTGAACCACATATGCTTTTTATACGGTTCAGCTTCTGGCTTAAAAGGATAGTTCATTTTAAGGTTCAACAAAACACATAATCCATGTAGGACGGCCTAATATAGGGTGCATAAGATGTGGTTTAATTTCTGAAAATGAATTTGGTGGTTACCTACCTTCACATTAATAAAGCAAACACGGACGGAAAATACATTATCAGCTCTAACAAATCCTACCATAGATTGTAACTCTGCCTCTAGAGCTAGGTTTAATTAAGTCAAGCTCCTTTCCAGCTGCCTCAGAAAAAGTCCAACCTGATAAAAGATTAGGAAAGAGAACTAAGAATTATGCAATCACAAATTATGGAATACAGAATTTATCTCCTAGAGATCATTAACCTGTAGGTCGAAAAGCCAGCACAGCTAGAAATCTTTGGTCAAGAGTCTCCAAGTACTTCTTCAAGTTCTATTAAAAGCTACTTTCTGGTGAGAGATGTTACTAGATAAAGCCAGTAAGCCACAAAATTTAATTTAATCAGATATTCATTTCCAACCTCATGTTGCAGTGATGCAAGGGGCAGAACATGAAGTGGTGAACTTTGATTGCATGAACTTATCCTTTTGGACAAGTCTGGCCAGCCAAATGAGTGAAGAATCCGCCTTCGTGATGCATCAGTGTATATAGGGACCTTTAAAGAATATACAAAAATGtcttactccctccatttttatatacaaggccacaatctcatattacaggtaccaggATAAAATTTAATACATGCTTTGCAAGCTAGCTTTTCTTTTCGTTTACTAGGATCATTAATACGCCACATGCATGCAAGAAAACTGATTGGAGGAAGAGCTGAgtgtcattatgactgcatgcatgcatgcaagttttAAACAGGTTATTAGTCCGAGGAAATATCATAaatttttgcctcgattactattggtggccttgtatagatgcaaaatgtatattccatagtggccttgtataagtaaatggagggagtatctgaGAACTAAAAGACGCTCATGGCCATTCCAGACAGCACAGCATTAGGAAATACTACTTGGCAAGAAAGACAGCAATAAATAGTAAAATCCCAGCTATACAGTACCTCTAAAGCTTGAGAAATTGCTAGATAGACATTCTCTTTCCCGATGCTATATGCCCCAACAACAATAAGTGTTTTTGGTTGCTTCTTTAGATACCTTTGAGCTGTCCTGACAACAAAATCAATAACATCCTCCTGTGGTGGAAATCTGAAACAGCTATCAGGTTAGCAAAGTAAACATTATAGAGGAAATGCTTAATTTCAAGGTTGTGAGCTGACTTGTATTTTGGATTGCAATATGTTGTATCCAGATAAAGCAAACTTATGCGGCCAGTTTGGAGGAGTGGGTGCAATTGCATTGATTTTGATGCTCTAAAATCCCCAGTGTGGAGATAGGTCTTGCCATCACTAAGACGAAAGTGAATTAGGGCTGCACCAGGGCAATGATTGGCCTCCAAGAAGGTAACCTTCACTCCGTCGATGACATACTCAGTATCAAGCTCCAAGGGACAAACATACCTGCAAACATCAATTTGCCACTcagtagttggtactactgctgctgctgttagTGGTAGAGAATAGGAGAGGTCATCATCAAACACTCCGAAAAATGAAGCCTTACGCAGAGTCAATTGATAGTAACATCTTCACCAGGCGTGCAGTGAGTGCAGTACAATAGATAGGACCACGACACCACTTCTTGGTTAACCCACCGTAATGATCACAATGGAAATGGCTGAGAAAATAAGCAGAGCACCCCTCAACTGCTCCATACCGAAATGCGTCCACCGTGAACGGCGTACCTAGATCCAATTTAAAGATGCATGAAAAGAACAAATCAGTGACATCAAGCATGGTTAGCGTTCAATATGGTAGTAGTAAACTAATTAAATCACTACAGCAGCTCATCAATGGATCTTAGTGACGCAAATACGCGGCCATAATCCCAACCGTGAGTGCAGGAATTACCGGGAATCTTCTTGTAGAAGGGGCAAGCGACGGGCTTCCTGGACGCCCCGTTCTCGTCCGAGCCTCCCCAGCGCCGCTTCCTACCGGGCCAAGCaccagaaggagaaggagaaggagaggaggaggaggcccgagCCCCAACAGGGGCCCCCTGCGCCGCCTCTTCCCGCGGCGGCTTCTCGATTCCCCACGCCTGGAAGAGGTTCTTCTGAACCTGCGGGCCGCAAACTTTCTGCGCCATTCCAGCGGCTGGCTTCTCGATCCCCCACGCCTGGAAGAGATTCTTCTGAACCAACGGGCCGCACACTGTCTCTATTGTTCCAGCGGCTGGCCTCCTCCGATGAGAAGGAGGGGCTTGCAGGGAGGACCAGTCGATGCCGCTGCGGTAGAAGTCGTCGGCGAAGCTGCTGGTGGTGGCTGCGGTGGGGGTGACGCGGGGAAACCGTTGTCGTCGAGGTCATCCGAGACGGGCAGGGTGAGGTCGGTTTCGGCGTCGCCGGCGATAGCGGCGGCCATCGCGGCTGGGGTCGCAAGGAGGGTTTGAAACGAGCGGCGGGAgtggggagggaagaagaggaacagGGAGGAGTGGCCTGGGGTGGGAAACGAATAGGGTGTGGTGTGAACGCGCTGCGGCGACTGCCGATCGTCCGATCAGTTTTTGATCGACGATCCAGCGTCGCGTCCTTGGTTCGGTCTGTggtatctctatctctatctctacttatACTACCTAAAAAAACGTAAGGTTCCGTCTCTCCTCTTACGTCGTACCTTTCATCGAACCCTCCTCCTACTCGATCGCGTCTTCCCACATTGGTTtttctctactacctaaaagaaacgtAAGGTTCCGTCTCCCCTCTTACGCCGTACCTTTCATCGACCCCTCCTCCCACTCGATCGCGTCTTCCCACGTTGGTTTTCCACTGAAAAAAACTCAAACAGAATCCACAGCCCTCCCTCTTTCTCCCTCTCGCTTCCGAATCCACGGTCTCCCCCAATCGGTTCCCCTGGCGCTACCCCTCCCATGGTCGTCGCCACCGATCATGTGTCGCCATCGAATCCAGCGTCGCCCTCCCCCTTCTCTTCCGATCTCGTGAGCTATAGGGTAGATCGGCCTCCTCCCTATCCGGGTAGGGTTCCCATCTATGGCCTCGCCCCTACCCCGTTCCTGTCGCCTAGCTGTGGCAGCCCCTGCCAAACACCACCAGCAGCAGCTATCGGCACGGGGCGCGGTCGTCCAGCCCCAACCTGCGATCCTTCCTAGATCGACGACGGAGACCCCGATCTGAAGGGATCCACAACCACGACAAGGAAAGGGGCACCCAAGTCGTCCACCAGTGCCTGCTCTCTCCCCCGACGTGACGGACGAGATCTGCCGAGCACCACCGAGACTGGCCAGATCGGGATCGCAGCTCTCCTTTCAGTCATCCCCTGATTGAACCGCTGCCTACATCACGAGCAGCAACTTTGTGACTTCCTCTTGACAGAGGCCAAGCCATGGCTGCCGGGGTCCAAGTCAGTGTGCGCTGCGAGCTCTGAAGCAGTGCGCGCGTGAGCACTGCACCAGACCATGCCACCTCCCTGAAATCTAACCCCATCAGTCCGACACGACCTCCGCCAGCAGCTCCATCACATCTCCGTTTTTCTCCGCGGGCTAGCGAAAACCTTAATCTTCTGCAGGAGGTCTCCTAGCACCGTCCACTTTCTTCTGTGGCCAGCGGACAtgattttcctttttttctgtgcCTTTTTATTTTAATTGTTGTTGCCCCGTTGAATTCTGCAGAGGAAGCACAAAGAGGCTTTTAGAACAGTCCAGGAGTTCATGGCAACCGGCTGCTGTTGCATGCAAGAAATACTACCCTGTTTGCAGAACCAATGGATGTCGAGTAGTGCAACTGAATTAGTGCAGATATTCAGAATTTTACAAAGGAAATTTGTATGTACTACCACCTTCaataatacttcctccgtccgaaaatacttgtcatcaaaataagtaaagagaaatatatctagaactaaaatacatctagatacatccatttttatccattttgatgacaaatatttccggacgaagggagtactaatgATACTGAATTGCTGATTGAACCAACCACAACTATATTATGATAATGATACTGAATTGTTGTAATTTGGTTGTATGCTCAAAATTGTAAGCATTCTGCTTTATTTAGGGCTTGTACGGATGTACAAGCAAAGCTATTCAAGATCTGTCACAGCGGAATTATTAGCCCTTTCATGCCCCTGCAAATAGTCCTTTGCATTCTGTTTTTCTGTCCTCTC
This region of Triticum aestivum cultivar Chinese Spring chromosome 2D, IWGSC CS RefSeq v2.1, whole genome shotgun sequence genomic DNA includes:
- the LOC123053195 gene encoding protein indeterminate-domain 12, with the translated sequence MSQTSEEESLFNFRQQQKLALCEAALSKGNPIIHAGKKRRGHPGQPDPDAEVVAFSPKTLLATNRYICEVCHKGFQRDQNLQLHRRCHNLPWKLKQTSGTDAKKKVYICPEATCPHHDATRALGDLTGIKKHYSRKHGEKKWKCERCSKKYAVQSDWRAHTKICGTKEYRCDCGTIFSRKDSFITHRAFCDALTEDNSRINQSLAAMVGSLHGQQQCIFPHTIPGADSSPTDAAGNFSGNDQSSDDHLGSLSPYTFIRRSTSLFSNQMILPHDSGTLADGSEPSSPYMSMSSPYMSATALLQKAAEMGAKTSEDPTTPLLLKGFPNYFTTKGHIGISSGILGTPIANSDRKKTAEDNSSYMNSTWTGSCMRPPNAVPWIGLPPFSMGAENRSSIMVDADHMQQNAHETIFGVRDVGLTQDFLGLGGHGNAEMHDDTYNGEMALSYSNEQQKSEQDIYSYHQ